One part of the Edaphobacter acidisoli genome encodes these proteins:
- a CDS encoding lysylphosphatidylglycerol synthase transmembrane domain-containing protein produces MDKRKTIFWAVVVVAVAVLVVVFRGRVHFDWATFWQQLRLVSWGHIAAGIALIYATYWLRSVRWAVFLSPTKKVSAASLLGPQFIGFTAVALFGRLADLTRPYLVARRVQLPLSTQVAVYTIERMFDLGAAALIFSSALVFMPKGMPHHEVFVKAGVVSLVLTLAIAAFAGVVRLAGGVVAGFARGTVGLLSKSAGESIATKLLGFRDGLNAIQSLRDFGVTAALSLAMWCMIGWAYVETAHAFVHTPELAGLTFSRTMLLMAASIGGSLLQLPIIGWFTQIAVTAAAMHAFYGAPIEAATACGALLLLVTFLCIIPTGLVYSRVEHVSLKKIADESGAAKDDAVAGAAS; encoded by the coding sequence CGGGTGCATTTTGACTGGGCGACGTTCTGGCAGCAGTTGCGGCTGGTGAGCTGGGGGCATATTGCGGCTGGGATTGCGCTGATCTATGCGACGTACTGGCTGCGGTCGGTGCGGTGGGCGGTGTTTCTTTCGCCGACGAAGAAGGTGTCGGCTGCGTCGCTGCTGGGACCGCAGTTTATTGGGTTCACGGCGGTCGCGCTGTTCGGCAGGCTGGCGGATCTGACGCGGCCTTACCTGGTGGCGCGGCGGGTGCAGTTGCCGCTGAGCACGCAGGTGGCGGTGTATACGATTGAGCGGATGTTCGACCTGGGCGCGGCGGCGCTGATCTTTTCGAGCGCGCTGGTGTTTATGCCGAAGGGGATGCCGCACCATGAGGTGTTCGTGAAGGCGGGAGTGGTGAGCCTGGTGCTGACGCTGGCGATTGCTGCTTTTGCTGGTGTGGTGCGGCTGGCGGGTGGAGTGGTGGCTGGGTTTGCGCGCGGGACGGTGGGGCTGCTCTCGAAGAGTGCGGGCGAGAGCATTGCTACGAAACTTCTGGGCTTTCGTGACGGGCTGAATGCGATCCAGTCGTTGCGCGATTTTGGCGTGACGGCGGCGCTGTCGCTGGCAATGTGGTGCATGATTGGCTGGGCTTATGTGGAGACGGCGCACGCCTTTGTGCATACGCCGGAGCTGGCGGGGCTGACGTTTTCAAGGACGATGTTGTTGATGGCGGCCAGTATTGGCGGGTCGCTGTTACAGTTGCCGATTATTGGCTGGTTCACGCAGATTGCCGTGACGGCGGCGGCGATGCACGCGTTCTATGGCGCGCCGATTGAGGCGGCGACGGCTTGCGGGGCGCTGCTGCTGCTGGTGACGTTTCTGTGCATCATTCCGACGGGGCTGGTCTATTCGCGGGTGGAGCATGTGAGCCTGAAGAAGATTGCCGATGAGAGCGGGGCCGCGAAGGACGATGCGGTGGCGGGTGCGGCGAGTTAG
- a CDS encoding cytochrome P460 family protein has product MLRATALLLVFAAAAQPALLSAQSPTTTPDAPTYTADHKLMLPAHYREWIFLTSGIDMSYTPNPAMAGHSMFDNVFVNPSSYQAFLKTGTWPDKTTFILEVRGAEGPSSINKRGHTQSQELMGFEIHVKDSSLEGGWGFFEPDGPATAALIKRPAACYQCHEAHGAVDTTFVQFYPTLFPLAKQKNTLSPAYLKEISTPAAAK; this is encoded by the coding sequence ATGCTACGTGCCACCGCCCTTCTGCTCGTCTTCGCCGCCGCGGCTCAGCCTGCCCTTCTATCCGCCCAGAGCCCCACAACCACGCCGGACGCACCAACATACACGGCAGACCACAAGCTGATGCTGCCCGCCCACTACCGCGAGTGGATATTCCTCACCTCCGGGATCGACATGAGTTACACGCCAAACCCTGCCATGGCCGGCCATTCCATGTTCGACAACGTCTTCGTCAACCCTTCCTCCTACCAGGCCTTCCTCAAAACCGGCACCTGGCCCGACAAGACCACCTTCATTCTCGAAGTTCGCGGCGCAGAAGGGCCAAGCTCCATCAACAAGCGCGGCCACACCCAATCCCAGGAACTCATGGGCTTTGAGATCCACGTCAAAGACTCAAGCCTCGAAGGCGGCTGGGGCTTCTTCGAACCCGACGGGCCAGCCACAGCAGCGCTCATCAAGCGCCCGGCAGCCTGCTACCAGTGCCACGAAGCCCACGGCGCGGTAGACACCACCTTCGTCCAGTTCTACCCCACGCTGTTCCCCCTGGCGAAGCAAAAGAACACCCTCAGCCCCGCATATCTAAAGGAGATCAGCACACCCGCCGCTGCGAAATAA
- the mreC gene encoding rod shape-determining protein MreC, with product MESFFVRYKNVLVLVAVLLAQTIALAVQVRRPVEAGAPDAPQVRLIRLWVVAAVTPFERVSHAIGLDTRKGWTNYIDLRHTKQQNAELKNEIAQLRLEQASMAEDAIQGHRLQALLDFKEHYISSTVAAQVVGTSGSDLSHVIYIDKGSDDGLRTDMAVITPDGVVGKTRDVFPHTSQVLLISDQTSGAGVVLEATRVSAILHGSSTGVLEITNLTPDSRIKPGEQVVTSGGDQIFPRGLPVGTITSVALDPDHPPYSLIQLKPAANLTQLEEVLVITGTQTELPDQARKDMAVGAATAKAEEAAKAAKAAQDQAAAQAAASSAAQIVASRLPSLNDNNGTNGQTQTAPGTTPAGPPGGIVPVPPPAIHPDRYTPGATPPAADLTPGAKTNVIETPPASSSTTNSTANPTDTTTNPTNLTNPAHGTAPAKTRAPKSTDANPNE from the coding sequence ATGGAATCATTTTTTGTCAGATATAAGAACGTGCTGGTGCTGGTGGCGGTGCTGCTGGCGCAGACGATCGCGCTCGCCGTGCAGGTGCGCCGTCCTGTGGAGGCGGGCGCGCCGGACGCGCCGCAGGTGCGGCTGATCCGGCTGTGGGTGGTTGCGGCGGTGACGCCGTTCGAGCGGGTCTCGCACGCGATTGGGCTGGACACGCGCAAGGGCTGGACGAACTACATTGACCTGCGCCACACGAAGCAGCAGAACGCCGAGCTCAAGAACGAGATTGCGCAGTTGCGGCTGGAGCAGGCCTCGATGGCGGAGGATGCGATTCAGGGCCATCGGCTGCAGGCGCTGCTCGACTTCAAGGAGCACTATATTTCGAGCACCGTCGCGGCGCAGGTGGTGGGTACCAGCGGCAGCGATCTGTCGCATGTGATCTACATCGACAAGGGTTCGGACGATGGGCTCAGGACCGACATGGCTGTGATCACGCCGGACGGCGTCGTTGGCAAGACGCGCGATGTCTTTCCGCATACCTCGCAGGTGCTGTTGATCAGCGACCAGACCTCGGGCGCGGGTGTGGTGCTGGAAGCGACGCGGGTGAGCGCGATTCTGCACGGCAGCTCGACGGGGGTGCTTGAGATTACAAACCTGACGCCGGACAGCCGCATCAAGCCGGGCGAGCAGGTGGTGACGTCGGGTGGCGATCAGATCTTTCCGCGCGGGCTGCCTGTGGGGACGATTACGTCGGTGGCGCTGGACCCGGACCATCCGCCCTACTCGCTGATTCAGTTGAAGCCGGCGGCGAACCTGACGCAACTGGAAGAGGTGCTGGTGATTACCGGGACCCAGACCGAGCTGCCGGACCAGGCCCGGAAAGACATGGCTGTGGGAGCTGCGACGGCGAAGGCAGAGGAAGCGGCGAAGGCAGCCAAGGCCGCACAGGACCAGGCTGCGGCGCAGGCGGCTGCGAGCTCGGCCGCGCAGATTGTTGCCAGCCGGTTGCCCAGTCTGAACGACAACAACGGCACGAATGGCCAGACCCAGACTGCTCCGGGCACGACGCCGGCAGGGCCTCCGGGAGGGATCGTGCCGGTGCCTCCGCCGGCGATTCATCCGGACCGCTACACGCCGGGGGCAACTCCGCCGGCGGCTGACCTGACGCCGGGCGCTAAGACCAATGTGATCGAGACGCCGCCTGCTTCCAGCTCGACAACGAACTCGACGGCGAATCCGACGGACACGACAACGAACCCTACGAATCTTACGAATCCTGCGCACGGCACGGCTCCAGCGAAGACGCGCGCGCCGAAGTCCACTGACGCTAACCCTAACGAATAA
- the mreD gene encoding rod shape-determining protein MreD, producing the protein MAIRSYTSRRELEEHHFPPAVTILVPLVAILLQALLPRPFPKLGVLELPLIVTVFFAVSRRSPVAGTLIGAVIGLLQDALTSNPIGVNGMAKSVIGYIGASISLQIDVDNITTRFLMNFVFYLLNRALLFLVNRRLLGVSDFHVMWGHELLYAAINAVIAVPIFLLLDRTKSRE; encoded by the coding sequence ATGGCCATTCGCAGCTACACATCACGCCGGGAACTCGAGGAGCACCACTTCCCGCCTGCCGTCACGATTCTGGTGCCGTTGGTGGCGATCCTGCTGCAAGCGCTGCTGCCGAGGCCGTTTCCGAAGCTTGGAGTGCTGGAGCTTCCGCTGATTGTTACGGTGTTTTTTGCCGTCTCGCGCCGCAGCCCGGTGGCGGGAACGCTGATTGGGGCGGTGATTGGCCTGCTGCAGGATGCGCTGACCTCGAACCCGATTGGCGTCAATGGGATGGCGAAGTCGGTGATTGGGTACATCGGGGCCAGCATCAGCCTGCAGATCGATGTGGACAACATCACCACGCGATTTTTGATGAACTTTGTCTTTTACCTGCTGAATCGGGCGCTGTTGTTTCTGGTGAATCGGCGGCTGCTCGGGGTCTCGGACTTTCATGTGATGTGGGGCCATGAGCTGTTGTATGCGGCGATCAATGCCGTGATTGCTGTACCGATCTTTCTGTTGCTGGACCGGACGAAGAGCCGCGAATAG
- the mrdA gene encoding penicillin-binding protein 2: protein MEQAPHPDLSSLGPHGKAEKLPATKLAAVQYVVALVLVILTTGLWRLQILGANNFRALAQANRIRNVPILAPRGRLFDRDGKLLVDNYPSVSCYLLREQVKDLDADLPLISRGLHIPVEQIEATIRKYQGTAKYQPIPLKEDITPDEQAFIAAHRDELPELETLDEQRRLYPSDGFLAHVIGYVGEVSEQMLNDPRYAFYSPGDVVGRSGIEETYDAVLRGTDGSREIVVNSHGKEIGQMGTIPAIPGKDLKLTIDLDVQMAAEKAMEGKTGAIVALDPHTGEVLAMVSSPSFDPNQFAVRLTKSYWDQIVNNPDHPLLNKAIQAQLAPGSTFKTIMTLAGLQEGVAQNMHVFCNGGATFYGHFYACDTHHGMLDIEHALPESCDTYFYTLANRLGIDTIAKYATEVGLGQRTGIDLPDEASGVMPSTEWKLKTLHQPWYAGETISVGIGQGAVTVTPIQLARAYAGIASGGVFHRPHLVFPDEVSPQELEAVHETFNGSGEKTIQMSTANWEIITDALSQTTLMGTAAASHLEGIDFAGKTGTAQVMSHQALARSGGGHKTVPNAWFVGLAPRRNPDIVVVVLWQNGNWGANSAKLAARVIETYVNKQRRLDHNIRVVDTPAPAAKPETAATAQPTAE, encoded by the coding sequence ATGGAGCAAGCGCCACATCCCGATCTGTCGAGCCTGGGGCCGCATGGCAAGGCGGAGAAGCTGCCTGCCACGAAGTTGGCTGCGGTGCAGTATGTTGTCGCGCTAGTTCTGGTCATCCTGACTACTGGGCTGTGGCGGCTGCAGATTCTGGGCGCGAACAACTTTCGCGCGCTGGCGCAGGCGAACCGGATTCGTAATGTGCCGATTCTTGCGCCGCGTGGGCGGCTCTTTGATCGTGACGGCAAGCTGCTGGTGGACAACTATCCGTCGGTCTCGTGCTATCTGCTGCGCGAGCAGGTGAAGGATTTGGATGCGGACCTGCCGCTGATCTCGCGCGGGCTGCATATTCCTGTCGAGCAGATTGAGGCGACGATCCGGAAGTATCAGGGCACGGCGAAGTATCAGCCGATTCCCCTGAAGGAAGACATTACGCCGGACGAGCAGGCGTTTATTGCTGCTCACCGCGACGAGCTGCCGGAGCTGGAGACGCTGGATGAGCAGCGGCGGCTGTATCCGAGCGATGGGTTTCTGGCGCACGTGATCGGCTATGTGGGCGAGGTGTCGGAGCAGATGCTGAACGATCCGCGCTATGCGTTCTACTCGCCGGGCGATGTGGTGGGGCGCTCGGGTATCGAGGAGACGTATGATGCGGTGTTGCGCGGAACGGACGGCAGCCGCGAGATCGTCGTGAACAGCCATGGCAAGGAGATCGGCCAGATGGGCACGATCCCGGCCATTCCGGGCAAAGACCTGAAGCTGACGATTGACCTTGACGTGCAGATGGCTGCCGAGAAGGCGATGGAGGGCAAGACCGGGGCGATTGTTGCGCTCGACCCGCACACCGGCGAGGTGCTGGCCATGGTGTCGAGCCCGTCGTTCGATCCGAACCAGTTTGCCGTGCGGCTGACGAAGAGCTATTGGGACCAGATCGTCAACAATCCCGACCATCCTTTGTTGAATAAGGCGATTCAGGCGCAGCTTGCGCCGGGCAGCACGTTCAAGACGATTATGACGCTGGCGGGGTTGCAGGAAGGTGTCGCGCAGAACATGCACGTCTTCTGCAACGGCGGCGCGACGTTCTATGGGCACTTCTACGCATGCGATACGCACCATGGGATGCTCGATATCGAGCACGCGCTGCCGGAGTCGTGCGACACGTATTTCTATACGCTGGCGAATAGGCTTGGCATCGATACGATTGCGAAGTATGCGACGGAGGTGGGCCTGGGGCAGCGGACGGGCATCGACCTGCCGGATGAGGCTTCGGGCGTGATGCCTTCGACAGAGTGGAAGCTGAAGACGCTGCATCAGCCGTGGTATGCGGGCGAGACGATCTCGGTGGGGATCGGGCAGGGCGCGGTGACGGTGACGCCGATTCAGCTTGCGCGTGCGTATGCCGGGATCGCTTCGGGCGGGGTGTTTCACAGGCCGCACCTGGTGTTTCCGGACGAGGTGTCTCCGCAGGAGCTGGAGGCGGTGCATGAGACGTTCAATGGCTCGGGCGAGAAGACGATTCAGATGAGCACGGCGAACTGGGAGATCATCACGGATGCGCTGTCGCAGACGACGCTGATGGGCACTGCTGCTGCGTCGCATCTGGAGGGTATCGATTTTGCCGGCAAGACCGGGACGGCGCAGGTGATGAGCCACCAGGCGCTGGCTCGCTCCGGCGGCGGCCACAAGACGGTCCCGAATGCGTGGTTCGTTGGCCTGGCTCCCAGGCGCAATCCGGATATCGTCGTGGTGGTGCTGTGGCAGAACGGCAATTGGGGCGCGAACTCGGCTAAGCTGGCGGCGCGGGTAATCGAGACGTATGTGAACAAGCAGCGCAGGCTGGACCACAATATTCGCGTGGTGGATACTCCTGCTCCAGCGGCGAAGCCTGAGACGGCCGCAACTGCACAGCCGACCGCTGAGTAG
- a CDS encoding lactonase family protein: MKLNKLGRGALASIVSVALGLGLTACSRDYVLSYVYVTNAKPASAGATNGAVTAYAVDYLQGTLTPLPDSPIAAGKNPVTDVATPNGQTLYVINHDDSTVMQFSIGTDGKLYLKNTVNITGSFPTAAAVDATGTFLYVTFTYQVGPNNTQLYSPASPGPGGVTVFKIGSDGSLTPQSTTNVGMNPIAIAISRPVCATINTGGASATNCELTGATSNNGYYNTFVYVVDQEPQPNATVLGFTQNTSTGALTPAPGTTITTVAGKTVATGYAAGVAPSAVAVDPSTRFVYVTDQLTNQLYGFNITTGGGLSTMVSSPFATGQFPVAVTIDPRGLYMYVANKNSGTISAYAIDAKSGSPSGTVGSTATTVGTQPTCIGIDPSLGIYTYVSNNLDASVSALQLNPHNGALTTIQNSPFPSSGLPTCLAVVAASNQHPTQFVVQ; the protein is encoded by the coding sequence ATGAAGCTGAATAAGTTAGGCCGCGGCGCTCTGGCCTCGATCGTGTCCGTTGCACTTGGGCTTGGGTTGACGGCATGCAGCCGCGACTATGTCTTGTCATACGTCTATGTGACCAACGCAAAGCCGGCTTCTGCTGGCGCGACCAACGGCGCCGTAACTGCCTACGCCGTGGACTACCTGCAGGGCACCCTGACCCCGCTGCCTGACTCGCCCATTGCCGCCGGCAAAAACCCGGTGACGGATGTCGCCACGCCCAACGGCCAGACGCTCTACGTCATCAACCACGACGACTCCACCGTGATGCAGTTCAGCATCGGTACCGACGGCAAGCTCTACCTCAAGAACACCGTCAACATCACCGGCAGCTTCCCCACGGCAGCAGCGGTCGATGCCACCGGCACCTTCCTCTATGTCACCTTCACCTACCAGGTCGGCCCGAACAACACCCAGCTCTACTCGCCCGCCTCGCCCGGACCCGGCGGCGTTACGGTCTTCAAGATCGGCTCTGACGGCAGCCTCACTCCGCAGTCGACCACCAACGTCGGCATGAACCCCATAGCCATCGCAATCAGCCGCCCGGTCTGCGCCACGATCAACACCGGCGGCGCCAGCGCCACCAACTGCGAGCTGACTGGGGCCACCAGCAACAACGGCTATTACAACACCTTCGTCTACGTGGTAGACCAGGAGCCGCAGCCCAACGCGACCGTCCTCGGCTTCACCCAGAACACCAGCACCGGCGCGCTGACCCCTGCTCCAGGCACCACGATCACCACCGTCGCGGGCAAGACAGTTGCAACCGGCTATGCCGCAGGCGTTGCTCCCAGCGCCGTCGCAGTCGATCCTTCCACGCGCTTCGTCTACGTTACGGACCAGTTGACCAACCAGCTCTACGGCTTCAACATCACCACCGGCGGCGGTCTGTCGACGATGGTAAGCTCGCCGTTTGCCACCGGCCAGTTCCCGGTCGCAGTGACTATCGACCCACGCGGCCTGTACATGTACGTCGCCAACAAGAACAGCGGAACAATCAGCGCCTACGCAATCGACGCCAAGTCAGGCTCGCCCTCGGGCACGGTCGGTTCGACCGCAACGACCGTCGGCACGCAGCCAACCTGCATCGGAATCGACCCGTCGCTTGGTATCTACACCTACGTGTCGAACAACCTGGACGCTTCCGTCTCCGCGCTGCAACTGAACCCACACAACGGTGCCTTGACGACGATTCAGAACTCACCATTCCCGTCGTCCGGCCTTCCGACCTGCCTGGCGGTGGTTGCGGCAAGCAACCAGCACCCGACACAGTTCGTAGTCCAATAG
- a CDS encoding lactonase family protein produces MKLSRIGRVSLALVVSVAMGLGMTACGGGTVGFMWVLGTQYNQIAGFKIDDFTGNLTQVLHSPASSGGVNPVSLVVTPGGRYVYVINQGTTDSSVSVPSGACGGATGGIEQFSVGGGGVLTPQQCFVSQGSYPTWASRDSSGNYLYVLDQQAPTANCSGANATNPTLCYGDITVFSINADTGRLTLVLNQQQKDSNGAQLTYFQVGLNPSMIAFAGGGCLMTLDRGDQTVFPYTVGTGGQLTRPTNSNIALNSVNATSISVNGSSVYITDAGATAASPGGYILPYTVGTSCSLNTANGGAVANLPLTQNPTYSVTDTSGQYLYVLNQSTTNSNQPSYSSISAFTIDKTTGKLVPLNDQNNPYEVGAGPVCMAEDPTGQYFYTSNAVDGTITGKSFYKPYGTLSDLKRGSTFTAVGHATCLAISPNVD; encoded by the coding sequence ATGAAGTTGAGCAGGATTGGCCGTGTTTCATTGGCCTTGGTAGTGTCCGTAGCGATGGGTCTGGGCATGACAGCGTGCGGTGGCGGCACCGTTGGTTTCATGTGGGTGCTTGGCACGCAGTACAACCAGATCGCTGGCTTCAAGATCGACGATTTCACCGGCAACCTGACCCAGGTCCTTCACTCGCCGGCCTCATCGGGCGGCGTGAACCCGGTCTCGCTCGTCGTGACACCTGGCGGACGCTACGTCTACGTCATTAACCAGGGAACGACCGACTCCTCGGTCTCGGTTCCGAGCGGAGCCTGCGGCGGAGCAACTGGTGGCATTGAGCAGTTCAGCGTCGGCGGCGGTGGCGTTCTCACCCCGCAGCAGTGCTTCGTCAGCCAGGGCTCCTATCCAACATGGGCCTCGCGCGACAGCTCCGGCAACTACCTTTATGTGCTCGACCAGCAGGCTCCCACAGCCAACTGCTCCGGCGCAAACGCGACGAACCCGACCCTGTGCTATGGCGATATCACCGTCTTTTCGATCAACGCCGACACTGGACGTCTGACGCTCGTGCTGAACCAGCAGCAAAAGGACAGCAATGGAGCTCAGCTCACATATTTCCAGGTGGGCCTCAATCCTTCCATGATTGCCTTTGCCGGCGGTGGCTGCCTCATGACGCTCGATCGCGGCGACCAGACCGTCTTCCCCTACACGGTAGGCACCGGCGGACAGCTAACCCGTCCCACGAACTCGAACATCGCGCTGAACTCGGTTAATGCAACATCCATCAGCGTGAACGGCAGCTCGGTCTACATCACCGACGCAGGCGCAACGGCGGCGAGTCCGGGTGGCTACATCCTGCCCTACACGGTCGGCACCTCCTGCTCGCTGAACACGGCGAACGGTGGCGCGGTCGCGAACCTTCCGCTCACTCAGAACCCGACCTACTCGGTGACAGATACCAGCGGTCAGTATCTGTACGTGCTCAATCAGTCGACGACCAACTCGAACCAGCCGTCGTACAGCTCCATCTCGGCCTTCACCATCGACAAGACCACCGGCAAGCTGGTGCCTCTCAACGACCAAAACAACCCATACGAGGTTGGGGCTGGCCCGGTCTGCATGGCAGAAGACCCCACCGGCCAATACTTCTACACATCCAACGCCGTCGATGGAACGATCACGGGCAAGAGCTTCTACAAACCCTACGGAACCCTGTCGGACTTGAAGCGCGGTTCGACCTTTACGGCGGTTGGTCATGCGACCTGCCTCGCCATCAGTCCGAACGTGGACTAG
- a CDS encoding MlaD family protein, translating into MPSQQEVRWSQLKVGVIVLISSVVLVTLLFLMTSASGMGVFSHKLTISCYFENAAGLKNGAAVNLEGVTIGTVKNVTVTSAPDHKLTPVKVVMKIDDKYASDLRKDSKASLSTVGVLGDTIVDINSQYAVGAPLQDGDVLKTDETPSLTDVVKASQGTLENLNVILAKMNAIVDNLQSGKGSVGQLINNPDLYNKVNATVDELHKMEVNMNSGRGSIGKLMTDDTMYNRLNDAAGKLDDIATSLQAGKGSAGMLIKDDSLYRNLNSTLVHANSLLAEADAGKGGLGLMLKDPKFRRDLSETLSNVNQIAAGINAGRGTLGKLTKDEAAYTNLNDLLSASTDLVKTIRSDPKKYLTIHMRIF; encoded by the coding sequence ATGCCGAGTCAGCAAGAGGTCAGATGGTCGCAACTGAAGGTAGGAGTGATCGTCCTGATTTCGTCAGTCGTGCTGGTCACCCTGCTCTTTCTGATGACGAGCGCATCGGGGATGGGTGTCTTCTCACACAAGCTGACCATCTCCTGCTACTTTGAGAACGCTGCCGGCCTCAAAAACGGTGCTGCAGTTAATCTCGAAGGCGTCACCATCGGCACAGTCAAGAACGTGACCGTCACAAGCGCGCCCGACCACAAGCTGACCCCCGTCAAAGTCGTCATGAAGATCGACGACAAATATGCGAGCGACCTGCGCAAGGACTCAAAGGCATCGCTCTCCACCGTTGGCGTCCTCGGCGACACCATCGTCGACATCAACAGTCAGTATGCCGTCGGCGCTCCGCTGCAGGATGGCGATGTGTTGAAGACCGACGAGACACCTTCGCTCACCGATGTAGTCAAAGCCAGCCAGGGCACGCTCGAAAACCTCAACGTCATCCTTGCCAAGATGAACGCCATCGTCGACAACCTGCAATCGGGCAAAGGTTCCGTCGGCCAGCTCATCAACAATCCCGACCTCTACAACAAGGTGAACGCGACCGTCGATGAACTCCACAAGATGGAGGTCAACATGAACAGCGGACGCGGCTCCATCGGCAAGCTCATGACCGATGACACCATGTACAACCGCCTGAACGACGCCGCCGGCAAGCTCGACGACATCGCCACATCGCTCCAGGCGGGCAAAGGCTCGGCAGGCATGTTAATCAAGGACGACTCGCTCTACAGGAACCTGAACTCAACCCTGGTGCATGCCAATTCGCTCCTTGCCGAAGCCGATGCAGGCAAGGGCGGCCTCGGCCTGATGCTCAAAGACCCGAAGTTCCGGCGCGACCTGAGCGAGACGCTCTCCAACGTCAACCAGATTGCCGCTGGCATCAACGCGGGCCGTGGCACGCTGGGCAAGCTGACCAAGGATGAGGCCGCCTACACCAATCTGAACGACCTGCTCAGCGCCAGCACCGACCTGGTCAAGACCATCCGCAGCGATCCGAAGAAGTACCTCACCATCCACATGCGCATCTTCTAG
- a CDS encoding holo-ACP synthase yields the protein MVLGIGTDLIEIERIEASIARFGDHFIERIFTPGEIAYCQRKKKHAAESFAARFAAKEAGAKALGTGISRGIGWKEIEVRREPGERPTLHLAGRASERAQAMGVRSLQLSLTHSQTVAMAVVIAED from the coding sequence ATGGTGCTGGGCATTGGCACAGACCTGATCGAGATCGAGCGCATCGAAGCAAGCATCGCGCGCTTCGGCGACCACTTTATCGAGCGCATCTTCACGCCCGGCGAGATCGCCTACTGTCAGCGCAAAAAAAAACACGCCGCCGAAAGCTTCGCCGCCCGCTTCGCCGCAAAGGAAGCCGGAGCGAAAGCTCTCGGCACGGGCATCAGCCGCGGCATTGGCTGGAAGGAGATTGAGGTGCGCCGCGAACCCGGCGAGCGCCCCACGCTCCATCTCGCCGGGAGGGCTTCAGAGCGAGCACAGGCGATGGGCGTTAGATCGCTGCAACTGAGCCTGACCCACAGCCAGACAGTCGCCATGGCCGTCGTCATCGCTGAGGATTAG
- a CDS encoding ABC transporter ATP-binding protein codes for MAPIILAQDLGKTYRSGKLEVPALRSVSFSVEPGEFVAIVGPSGSGKSTLFYILGGLTQATSGSVAIDGVDFAKLSDAERTKMRRHKIGFVFQRFNLLPTLTAMGNIEIANDISNLGTGTESKLDLPLLNHLTELLGIAGRLDHRPNELSGGEQQRVAIARALITRPAIVLADEPTGNLDTKNSDAVLDMLRKSSRELNQTVLMITHNPEAAQIADRILHMRDGEIVHVENGTK; via the coding sequence ATGGCACCCATTATTCTCGCCCAGGACCTCGGCAAAACCTATCGTTCCGGCAAATTGGAAGTTCCCGCGCTGCGCAGTGTCAGCTTTTCGGTTGAGCCGGGCGAGTTTGTCGCGATTGTTGGGCCTTCGGGCTCGGGCAAATCGACCCTCTTCTATATCCTCGGCGGACTGACGCAGGCCACCAGCGGCTCTGTCGCGATTGATGGCGTGGACTTCGCCAAACTGAGCGATGCCGAGCGTACGAAGATGCGCCGCCACAAGATCGGCTTTGTCTTTCAGCGCTTCAACCTGCTGCCTACGCTGACGGCCATGGGCAATATCGAGATCGCCAACGATATCTCCAACCTTGGAACGGGCACGGAGAGCAAGCTCGATCTGCCGCTGCTGAACCACTTGACGGAGTTGCTCGGCATTGCTGGCCGGCTCGATCACCGGCCTAACGAGCTATCGGGCGGCGAGCAGCAGCGCGTGGCTATTGCCCGCGCGTTGATTACGCGTCCGGCGATTGTGCTGGCGGACGAGCCTACTGGCAATCTCGACACGAAGAACTCGGACGCTGTGCTCGACATGCTGCGTAAATCCAGCCGCGAGCTGAACCAGACGGTGCTGATGATTACTCATAATCCTGAGGCCGCACAGATTGCCGACCGCATCCTGCATATGCGGGACGGCGAGATCGTCCATGTCGAGAACGGGACGAAGTAG